From a single Gracilimonas sp. genomic region:
- a CDS encoding rRNA adenine N-6-methyltransferase family protein, with protein sequence MKNTLTFLKSFATDKDVASITPSSKYCVRKLCEHINFTTTKTIVEYGGGTGVFTKHFLKKMSPDARLFVFETNDNFYKKLSEIQDERITVFHESVEEIMNLLPEEVVGAVDHVVSGIPFSFFDWEMKIDILGKTQQVLRNEGSFLAYQTSGHLKKPLTEVFDNYTTDFCWKNIPPYFIYESVKD encoded by the coding sequence ATGAAGAACACGCTTACGTTTTTGAAATCATTTGCAACAGATAAAGACGTTGCTTCTATAACTCCTTCTTCCAAATACTGTGTGCGAAAACTCTGTGAGCATATCAACTTCACCACTACAAAAACCATCGTAGAATATGGTGGCGGTACCGGTGTTTTTACCAAGCATTTCCTCAAAAAAATGAGCCCCGATGCTCGCCTTTTTGTATTCGAAACCAATGATAACTTCTACAAGAAGCTGAGTGAAATTCAGGATGAACGTATCACCGTTTTTCATGAAAGCGTGGAAGAGATCATGAACCTGCTTCCGGAAGAAGTAGTCGGTGCTGTTGACCATGTGGTTTCCGGTATACCCTTTTCCTTTTTTGATTGGGAGATGAAAATCGACATCCTCGGGAAAACTCAACAAGTTTTGAGAAATGAAGGCTCTTTTCTGGCTTACCAAACCTCGGGTCATCTGAAAAAACCCCTAACCGAAGTCTTCGATAATTATACCACCGATTTCTGCTGGAAGAACATACCGCCTTATTTCATTTATGAGTCAGTTAAGGACTAA
- the rpmB gene encoding 50S ribosomal protein L28: MSRKDDITGKGALNGYRSSKSNNKTKHRFQLNLQKRRFYVPEEDKWVTLKVSAKTVRTINKKGISAVLKEARKKGTLIKEV; the protein is encoded by the coding sequence ATGTCGCGAAAAGACGATATTACAGGTAAAGGAGCTTTGAACGGGTACCGTTCTTCCAAGTCAAATAATAAGACAAAACATCGCTTTCAATTGAACTTGCAAAAGCGACGTTTTTACGTTCCGGAAGAGGATAAGTGGGTAACCCTTAAAGTTTCTGCGAAAACTGTCAGAACAATTAACAAGAAAGGAATTTCTGCGGTATTGAAAGAAGCGCGGAAAAAAGGAACTCTTATAAAAGAAGTGTAG
- the rpmG gene encoding 50S ribosomal protein L33 has product MAKGNRVQVILECTEKPGSSRYVTTKNRRTTTDRLELKKYNPVLRKHTVHKEIK; this is encoded by the coding sequence ATGGCAAAAGGAAACAGAGTTCAGGTGATTTTAGAGTGTACCGAAAAACCCGGTTCATCTCGTTATGTTACGACTAAAAACCGAAGAACAACCACGGATCGACTTGAACTAAAAAAATACAACCCGGTTCTTCGTAAACACACCGTTCACAAAGAAATTAAATAA
- a CDS encoding MarR family transcriptional regulator, with protein sequence MGTHYDGTDEEKSTLNAFIKLMRASESLNGRLSRHLSDGNLTVSQFGTLEALLHLGPLNQRELGQKLLKSGGNITLVIDNLQKNGLVEKKTDPNDRRAVIINLTKKGRSFIEEFFPQHLDKIKEEFSCLSIKEKEQLAGICKKLGQKPE encoded by the coding sequence ATGGGAACACATTACGACGGTACGGACGAAGAAAAGTCGACGCTTAACGCGTTTATCAAATTGATGCGAGCTTCAGAAAGCTTGAATGGCCGTCTTTCCCGTCACTTATCAGATGGCAATCTAACCGTCAGTCAGTTCGGAACCCTCGAAGCCCTGCTACACCTTGGCCCGTTAAACCAGAGAGAACTTGGCCAAAAGTTGTTAAAAAGCGGGGGCAACATTACGCTGGTAATAGATAACCTCCAAAAGAATGGCCTGGTTGAAAAGAAAACAGATCCCAATGATCGCCGGGCGGTGATCATCAACTTAACTAAAAAAGGGCGTTCTTTTATTGAAGAATTCTTTCCTCAGCATCTGGATAAAATCAAAGAAGAGTTTAGCTGCCTAAGCATTAAAGAAAAAGAACAGCTGGCCGGCATCTGTAAAAAGCTGGGCCAAAAACCGGAATAG
- a CDS encoding GatB/YqeY domain-containing protein, translating into MTIKEQIISDIKDAMKAKQQDKLRVLRSLKAKLMEKEISERKDGEANLTDEQAVEVLMKAAKQRKESIEQFEDGDREDLAENEKKELKIIEAYLPEMMDEDEVRSIVKEKIEALGASGMQDMGKVMGPLMGQLKGKADGSMVSRIVKEELGG; encoded by the coding sequence ATGACAATTAAAGAACAGATTATTTCAGACATCAAGGATGCGATGAAAGCCAAACAGCAGGATAAGCTGCGGGTTTTACGCTCTTTAAAAGCCAAGCTGATGGAGAAAGAAATCAGCGAGCGAAAAGACGGGGAAGCAAACCTAACCGATGAGCAGGCCGTTGAAGTACTGATGAAAGCTGCCAAGCAACGGAAAGAATCCATTGAGCAGTTTGAAGACGGTGACAGAGAAGACCTGGCCGAGAATGAGAAAAAAGAGCTGAAAATTATTGAGGCTTACCTCCCGGAAATGATGGACGAAGATGAAGTCCGCAGCATAGTAAAGGAGAAGATAGAAGCCCTTGGAGCTTCCGGCATGCAAGACATGGGCAAAGTGATGGGCCCGCTTATGGGTCAACTAAAAGGTAAAGCCGATGGATCAATGGTTAGCCGCATCGTGAAAGAAGAACTCGGAGGATAG
- a CDS encoding CvpA family protein, whose amino-acid sequence MLILDLIIATPILYFGYKGAVNGLVKEVLNIVAIILAVFLTFNYLDAFTGIIAPLFDEGASYVPFVSGAILFIGTIGIVALIAYGTKELLKAVKLSMVNRILGATFGALKSGLVVSAVLLLLAGFNVPGEQARNESYLYPYVIYLAPLTYNGVALVYPGAENYTETLKANISDHNPLENIPFLNDNTDN is encoded by the coding sequence ATGCTGATCCTTGACCTGATTATCGCCACACCCATACTTTACTTTGGCTACAAAGGGGCTGTAAATGGATTGGTAAAAGAAGTGCTTAATATTGTAGCGATTATACTCGCTGTTTTCCTGACTTTTAACTACCTGGATGCCTTTACCGGAATCATTGCGCCGCTGTTTGATGAAGGGGCTTCGTATGTGCCTTTCGTGTCGGGCGCTATTCTGTTTATAGGCACCATCGGTATTGTTGCTTTAATCGCGTATGGTACAAAAGAGCTTTTGAAAGCAGTTAAACTAAGCATGGTAAATCGTATTTTGGGAGCAACCTTTGGAGCTCTGAAAAGCGGACTTGTGGTAAGTGCCGTCCTACTGCTTTTAGCCGGTTTTAATGTACCGGGCGAACAAGCCAGAAATGAATCCTATTTATACCCTTATGTAATTTACCTGGCCCCCTTAACCTACAATGGTGTAGCCCTGGTTTATCCGGGTGCCGAAAATTACACCGAAACGCTGAAGGCTAATATCAGCGACCACAATCCCTTAGAAAACATTCCATTTTTAAACGATAATACAGATAACTAA
- the gyrB gene encoding DNA topoisomerase (ATP-hydrolyzing) subunit B: protein MAKKQGSDYKASNIQVLEGLEAVRKRPAMYIGDTGQRGLHHLINEVVDNSIDEALAGYCDHIIVTINEDGSMTIEDNGRGIPVDTHEKLGIPAVEVVLTKLHAGGKFDKDTYKVSGGLHGVGVSCVNALATNFRAEIHRDGEIHVMEFEQGKTTIPLSVKGKTKETGTKISFTPDPTIFTQTVEFKFDIIAERMRELAFLNPEVTIELVDEREEDEELRKEVYHYEGGVKDFVDFLDEHRESMLTTPIHITGEVENVPVEIAIQYNSSFSENVHSYVNNINTREGGSHVSGFRRALTRSLKSYAEKNNLIKSNSKISISGEDFREGMTAVLSVKVAEPQFEGQTKTKLGNSEVQSAVEVVVYDQLNEYLEQNPKAAKKVIEKVVLAAEAREAARKARQLVQRKSVMSGGGLPGKLADCSIKDPEHSEIYLVEGDSAGGSAKMGRNRSFQAILPLRGKILNVEKAKINRILENKEIQAMITALGTGVGHGDEDFELDKLRYHKIIIMTDADVDGSHIRTLLLTFFYRYMRPLIENGFVYIATPPLYRITTSKDLEYAWDDETRDKLVKELKKTRKKFDVSRYKGLGEMNPEQLWETTMDPETRTLQQVNVESAAGADKLFSTLMGGDVEPRREFIERNAKYANIDI from the coding sequence ATGGCAAAAAAACAAGGTTCCGACTACAAGGCATCAAACATACAGGTTTTGGAGGGTCTTGAAGCGGTACGAAAACGCCCTGCAATGTATATTGGGGATACAGGTCAGCGCGGCCTTCACCACTTAATTAACGAGGTGGTTGATAACTCCATTGATGAAGCGCTTGCAGGCTATTGCGATCACATCATTGTAACCATTAATGAAGACGGTTCCATGACCATTGAAGATAACGGTCGTGGTATCCCGGTAGACACTCATGAAAAGCTCGGTATTCCCGCCGTGGAAGTCGTGCTTACCAAACTGCACGCCGGTGGTAAATTTGACAAGGATACATACAAGGTATCCGGTGGACTCCACGGGGTTGGTGTAAGTTGTGTGAATGCACTGGCCACCAACTTCCGGGCTGAAATTCACCGTGATGGTGAAATTCATGTAATGGAATTTGAACAGGGTAAAACCACCATTCCTCTTTCCGTAAAAGGAAAAACGAAAGAGACCGGAACAAAGATTTCTTTCACTCCCGATCCGACTATTTTTACTCAGACGGTTGAATTTAAGTTCGACATTATTGCTGAACGCATGAGAGAGCTCGCATTCCTGAATCCCGAGGTAACCATCGAATTGGTTGATGAGCGGGAAGAAGACGAAGAGCTAAGAAAGGAAGTTTATCACTACGAAGGTGGGGTAAAAGATTTTGTTGATTTCCTTGATGAGCACCGCGAATCGATGCTTACCACCCCAATTCATATTACCGGAGAAGTTGAGAATGTTCCTGTTGAAATTGCCATTCAATACAATAGCTCTTTCAGCGAAAACGTCCATTCTTATGTAAACAATATTAACACCCGGGAAGGTGGGTCTCACGTTTCCGGTTTCCGAAGAGCACTTACCCGTTCTTTAAAGTCTTACGCTGAAAAGAACAATCTTATTAAATCTAACAGTAAGATTTCCATATCCGGGGAAGATTTCCGGGAAGGAATGACAGCTGTGTTGAGTGTAAAAGTTGCTGAACCTCAGTTTGAAGGCCAGACCAAAACCAAATTGGGTAACTCCGAAGTTCAAAGTGCCGTTGAGGTTGTAGTTTATGATCAGTTAAACGAGTACCTGGAGCAAAACCCTAAAGCAGCCAAGAAAGTAATTGAAAAAGTTGTTCTTGCTGCAGAAGCTCGAGAGGCGGCAAGAAAAGCACGTCAACTCGTTCAGCGCAAAAGCGTTATGAGTGGTGGCGGGCTGCCCGGAAAGCTGGCTGATTGCTCTATAAAAGATCCCGAGCATAGTGAAATTTACCTCGTTGAGGGTGACTCTGCCGGTGGTTCTGCCAAGATGGGCCGTAACCGAAGTTTCCAGGCTATTCTTCCATTAAGAGGTAAAATCCTGAATGTTGAAAAAGCCAAGATTAACCGGATTTTGGAGAATAAAGAAATTCAGGCCATGATTACGGCACTGGGTACCGGTGTTGGTCATGGGGATGAGGATTTCGAGCTGGACAAACTCCGATATCATAAAATCATAATTATGACGGATGCCGATGTGGACGGCTCTCACATTCGCACACTTCTGTTAACGTTTTTCTATCGCTATATGCGTCCGTTAATCGAAAACGGGTTCGTATATATTGCTACCCCACCTCTTTATAGAATTACCACCAGTAAAGATCTGGAATATGCATGGGACGATGAAACCCGTGATAAGTTGGTGAAAGAACTCAAGAAAACCCGCAAGAAGTTTGATGTTTCCCGCTATAAGGGTCTTGGTGAGATGAATCCCGAGCAGTTATGGGAAACCACAATGGATCCGGAAACGCGTACGCTTCAACAAGTAAATGTTGAAAGTGCTGCCGGCGCCGACAAACTTTTCTCAACCCTGATGGGTGGAGATGTGGAACCTCGTCGTGAGTTCATTGAGCGGAATGCCAAGTACGCCAACATCGATATTTGA
- the gyrA gene encoding DNA gyrase subunit A, with protein MAREKIIPITIEDEMQSSYIDYSMSVIVSRALPDVRDGLKPVHRRVLYGMNDLGMLHNRNYKKSARIVGEVLGKYHPHGDSAVYDSIVRMVQDFSLRYPLVDGQGNFGSIDGDSAAAMRYTEVRMDRLSEELLADINKETVDYSPNFDDTLEEPTVLPSMLPNLLLNGASGIAVGMATNMAPHNMTEVIDGVTEYIDNPDIEIKELMQHIKAPDFPTAGIIYGYEGVKEAYETGRGKITLRARANTEELRGNREQIVITEIPYQVNKSTLIQKIASLVNDEKITEISEVRDESDREGIRIVIILKRSANAGVVLNQLYKYTQMQTTFGVINLALVKGRPKVMDLKELIHHFVEHRVDIIIRRTMYDLDQAEARAHILEGLKIALDNLDEVIKTIRASNSPQEANIELRKKFALTDIQAKAILDMRLQKLTGLEREKIDGEYREIIDKISDYREILTNRDKQTAIIKEELADLKKRYGDERRTQVVHSADDFSIEDMIADEDVVVTISNKGFIKRMPVSGYRRQRRGGKGMKGTTTRDEEYVEHLFVATTHNYILFFTEKGMCYWLKVYEIPEGGRLARGRAIVNLIELDKDDSIKAFVPVKTLDEEDYINNHSIIMATKDGLVKKTTLEAYSRPRRDGIIAINIKEGDSLLAAELTDGDSQIILANKNGRAIRFHEEDVRDMGRNTSGVKGMSLGKNGEIVDMVVIRNAHEATVLAMSENGYGKRSLVDDYREQSRGGKGVITLKITPKTGDLIALKEVTDQDDLMIITERGKVIRMNCGGIRTMGRNTQGVRIMRLDSDGAIAAVTRVVNEEEGDEEDED; from the coding sequence ATGGCCAGAGAAAAAATTATACCTATTACTATAGAAGACGAAATGCAATCGTCCTACATCGATTATTCGATGTCGGTGATTGTGTCCAGGGCGCTTCCTGATGTTCGGGATGGATTGAAACCCGTTCACAGAAGAGTTCTTTACGGGATGAATGATCTCGGAATGCTTCACAACCGCAATTATAAGAAGAGCGCCCGTATTGTCGGTGAGGTTCTTGGTAAGTATCACCCTCATGGTGACTCTGCCGTTTATGATTCTATCGTTCGAATGGTGCAGGATTTTTCACTCAGGTATCCGCTCGTAGATGGGCAGGGAAACTTTGGTTCCATTGACGGAGACAGTGCAGCGGCCATGCGTTATACGGAGGTTCGCATGGATCGGCTTTCGGAAGAACTCCTTGCCGACATTAATAAGGAAACCGTTGACTACTCCCCCAACTTTGATGACACGCTTGAAGAACCCACGGTTCTTCCAAGTATGCTTCCCAACCTTTTATTGAATGGTGCTTCCGGTATTGCCGTAGGTATGGCTACCAACATGGCACCTCATAATATGACGGAAGTTATTGATGGGGTCACCGAATATATTGATAACCCTGATATTGAGATTAAGGAGTTGATGCAACACATCAAGGCTCCTGACTTTCCAACAGCCGGTATCATCTATGGATATGAGGGGGTTAAAGAAGCTTACGAAACCGGACGGGGAAAAATCACCCTCCGTGCCCGTGCTAATACTGAAGAGCTCCGTGGCAACCGTGAGCAGATTGTAATTACAGAGATCCCATATCAGGTTAACAAGAGCACGCTAATTCAAAAGATTGCATCGCTTGTTAATGATGAGAAAATTACTGAAATATCTGAAGTTAGAGATGAATCTGACCGTGAGGGTATTCGCATTGTTATCATTTTAAAACGTTCTGCTAACGCCGGCGTTGTACTCAATCAGTTATACAAGTACACGCAAATGCAGACCACCTTTGGTGTGATTAACCTGGCTCTTGTTAAGGGCCGCCCTAAAGTGATGGACCTTAAAGAGCTTATTCATCACTTTGTTGAGCATCGCGTTGATATCATTATTCGTCGTACCATGTATGATCTCGATCAGGCGGAAGCCAGAGCTCATATTCTGGAAGGGCTTAAGATTGCTCTTGATAACCTGGATGAAGTAATCAAGACCATCCGGGCTTCTAACAGTCCTCAAGAAGCGAATATTGAGTTACGCAAGAAATTTGCTCTCACCGACATTCAGGCCAAAGCCATTCTGGACATGCGTCTTCAGAAGCTTACAGGATTGGAGCGAGAAAAGATTGATGGTGAGTACAGAGAGATTATCGACAAGATTTCTGATTACCGCGAAATTCTAACTAACCGCGATAAGCAAACAGCCATCATTAAAGAAGAGCTTGCAGACCTGAAGAAACGCTATGGTGATGAGCGAAGAACACAAGTTGTTCACTCTGCCGACGACTTCAGCATCGAAGACATGATTGCTGATGAAGATGTGGTTGTAACCATTTCCAATAAAGGCTTTATCAAACGGATGCCGGTAAGCGGCTATCGCAGACAGCGCCGTGGCGGTAAAGGAATGAAAGGAACAACCACGCGAGATGAGGAATATGTAGAACATTTATTTGTAGCCACAACCCATAATTACATTCTGTTTTTCACAGAAAAAGGAATGTGTTACTGGTTGAAGGTCTATGAAATTCCGGAGGGTGGCCGACTCGCAAGGGGCCGCGCTATTGTGAATCTCATTGAGCTTGACAAAGACGACTCCATCAAAGCTTTTGTTCCGGTTAAAACCCTTGATGAAGAAGACTACATTAACAACCACTCCATCATCATGGCGACCAAGGACGGGCTTGTTAAGAAAACAACCCTCGAGGCTTATAGCCGCCCTCGACGTGATGGTATTATTGCCATCAACATAAAAGAAGGTGACAGTTTACTTGCCGCCGAACTTACCGATGGCGACAGCCAAATTATTCTTGCCAACAAAAACGGCCGAGCCATCAGGTTCCACGAAGAGGACGTCCGGGATATGGGCCGAAACACTTCCGGTGTGAAAGGAATGAGCCTCGGCAAAAATGGTGAGATCGTTGATATGGTTGTGATCCGAAACGCTCACGAAGCCACCGTGCTCGCAATGTCTGAGAATGGATATGGCAAACGTTCTCTTGTTGATGATTACAGGGAACAATCCAGAGGTGGTAAAGGCGTGATTACACTCAAGATAACTCCGAAGACAGGAGACCTGATTGCGCTTAAAGAAGTAACCGATCAGGATGATCTTATGATTATCACGGAGCGAGGTAAAGTTATCCGAATGAATTGCGGAGGCATTCGAACCATGGGTAGAAATACTCAGGGAGTTCGCATCATGCGTCTCGATTCTGATGGCGCCATTGCAGCTGTAACGCGAGTGGTTAATGAAGAGGAAGGAGACGAAGAGGATGAAGATTAA
- a CDS encoding DUF4295 family protein produces MAKKQSFGQEALQAKAAHRKMAKVIISTKNDKGKFAYKEVMIDQENVKEFIQQNKA; encoded by the coding sequence ATGGCTAAGAAGCAATCATTTGGACAAGAAGCATTACAAGCGAAAGCGGCTCACCGCAAAATGGCAAAGGTTATCATTTCTACCAAGAACGATAAAGGCAAATTTGCCTACAAGGAAGTGATGATCGACCAGGAAAATGTGAAAGAATTTATTCAGCAAAATAAAGCCTGA
- a CDS encoding exodeoxyribonuclease III — translation MTKISSYNVNGIRAAHRKGFVDWVGESDPDIICIQELRALENQVPEEIKELGYHEYYHVAEKKGYSGVAIYSKEKPKKIEEGIGVDWIDSEGRVIMAEYDDFRVFSIYAPSGTTGDIRQDMKMDFLDNFIRFGKKFAEDDKPSVFCGDFNICHTEIDIHNPDKQHKTSGFLPEERAWVTDFLEVGYNDVFREIHPGKTDLYSWWSYRAASKERNKGWRIDYHLATNELAEKATVAEIEKKWDISDHAPVSVVYDV, via the coding sequence TTGACAAAAATCAGTTCATACAATGTAAACGGAATCAGGGCCGCTCACCGAAAAGGTTTTGTTGATTGGGTAGGAGAAAGTGACCCGGATATCATTTGTATACAGGAACTTCGTGCCCTGGAAAATCAGGTTCCCGAAGAAATAAAAGAGCTGGGATATCACGAATATTATCATGTAGCTGAGAAAAAGGGGTATTCGGGTGTAGCTATTTATTCCAAGGAAAAGCCGAAGAAAATTGAAGAAGGAATCGGGGTTGACTGGATTGACAGTGAAGGCCGTGTGATTATGGCGGAGTATGATGACTTCAGAGTATTCAGCATTTATGCGCCCAGCGGAACCACGGGTGATATCCGGCAGGATATGAAAATGGATTTTCTGGATAACTTCATTCGTTTTGGAAAGAAGTTTGCGGAAGACGACAAGCCCTCCGTTTTTTGTGGGGATTTCAATATTTGCCACACCGAAATAGATATTCATAATCCGGATAAACAACACAAAACGTCCGGGTTTTTGCCCGAAGAACGGGCTTGGGTAACCGACTTCCTGGAGGTTGGTTACAATGATGTATTCAGGGAAATTCACCCCGGAAAAACAGACCTGTATAGCTGGTGGAGTTATCGCGCCGCTTCCAAAGAAAGGAATAAAGGCTGGAGAATTGATTATCATCTGGCGACCAATGAATTAGCAGAAAAAGCAACGGTGGCTGAAATAGAAAAAAAGTGGGATATTTCGGATCATGCTCCTGTCAGTGTTGTATATGATGTATGA
- the tyrS gene encoding tyrosine--tRNA ligase — MSFLPVEEQLEIIRRGTVEIVPEEELIEKLKKSKKEKRPLKIKLGVDPTRPDLHLGHSVILRKMRQFQDLGHEVILIIGGFTAMIGDPTGQNKTRPPLTMKEVKENAQTYIEQANSILDESKLTLTNNYDWLGEMDFMDVIKLSSKLTVARMIERDDFSKRFEKNEPISLHEFLYPLAQGQDSVHLKSDVELGGTDQKFNLLVGRQLQKEDGQEPQVCLMMPLLVGTDGSAKMSKSYDNYIGINEKPNDMYGKALSIPDDLIYTYYELVTDVETAQLPAIKEKIEKDPRNAKHDLAFTIVRMYHGEEAAKGAKTHFEQTVINKEVPDDAPEFFFETGQEIRLLDIVAETGFSPSNGETKRMIKQGGISIDDKKVTDKNHSITFSEGDEFALKVGKRNFGILKAK; from the coding sequence ATGTCATTTTTACCTGTTGAGGAACAACTTGAAATCATCCGCCGCGGAACGGTAGAAATTGTTCCTGAAGAAGAACTCATTGAAAAGCTTAAAAAATCCAAAAAGGAAAAAAGGCCCCTGAAAATAAAGCTGGGGGTAGATCCAACCCGGCCCGACTTACACTTAGGTCATTCTGTTATCCTCAGAAAGATGAGGCAGTTCCAGGATTTAGGGCATGAAGTTATACTGATTATTGGTGGCTTTACCGCCATGATCGGCGACCCAACCGGGCAGAATAAAACCCGGCCGCCTCTTACGATGAAAGAGGTTAAAGAAAATGCCCAAACCTACATCGAGCAGGCTAACAGCATTTTAGACGAAAGCAAACTCACCCTTACCAACAATTACGACTGGCTGGGTGAGATGGATTTTATGGATGTCATCAAGCTATCGTCAAAACTGACCGTTGCCCGCATGATTGAGCGGGATGATTTCTCAAAACGGTTTGAAAAGAACGAGCCGATTTCATTGCATGAATTCCTGTATCCATTGGCTCAGGGGCAGGATTCGGTGCATCTGAAATCTGATGTTGAGTTAGGCGGAACAGATCAGAAATTTAATCTGCTTGTGGGCCGTCAGCTTCAAAAAGAAGATGGACAGGAGCCACAAGTTTGTCTGATGATGCCATTGCTTGTGGGTACCGACGGTTCAGCAAAAATGTCCAAATCCTACGATAACTACATCGGCATAAATGAAAAGCCGAATGATATGTACGGTAAAGCGCTGTCTATTCCGGACGATCTGATTTACACCTACTATGAGTTAGTTACCGATGTGGAAACAGCGCAGCTTCCGGCGATCAAAGAAAAAATTGAGAAGGATCCGCGGAATGCGAAGCACGACCTGGCGTTCACCATTGTACGCATGTACCACGGAGAGGAAGCGGCAAAAGGTGCAAAAACACATTTTGAGCAAACGGTGATTAACAAGGAAGTTCCGGACGATGCTCCAGAATTTTTCTTTGAAACCGGGCAGGAAATCCGCCTTCTGGATATTGTAGCAGAAACAGGGTTCTCCCCAAGTAATGGCGAAACCAAACGCATGATTAAGCAGGGTGGTATCAGCATCGATGACAAAAAAGTCACCGACAAAAACCATTCCATCACGTTCTCAGAAGGGGATGAGTTTGCCCTGAAAGTTGGAAAAAGAAATTTCGGAATCTTAAAGGCGAAATAA